One genomic window of Sodaliphilus pleomorphus includes the following:
- a CDS encoding DUF4924 family protein yields MIIAQAKRKENIAEYLLYMWQVEDTIRAYHFDIDEIDKNIISRFQVDDETKAKIKDWYENLIKMMELEHVKEKGHLQINKNVLITLTDLHLQLLKSPKYPQYAAQYYQTLPFIVELRAKTPEAQRVGELETCFNALYGVLMLKLQGKKIGNATQTAINNISYFIGLLAALYKKNEEKPLLDDDIN; encoded by the coding sequence ATGATTATAGCTCAAGCAAAAAGAAAAGAAAACATTGCCGAGTACTTGCTGTACATGTGGCAGGTGGAAGACACGATACGTGCCTATCACTTTGACATCGACGAAATCGACAAAAACATCATTTCGCGATTCCAGGTCGACGACGAAACAAAGGCAAAGATTAAAGACTGGTATGAGAACTTGATAAAGATGATGGAGCTTGAGCACGTGAAAGAGAAGGGACACCTCCAAATCAACAAAAACGTGCTCATCACTCTTACCGACCTGCACCTTCAATTGCTCAAGTCGCCCAAATATCCACAATATGCAGCACAGTACTATCAAACACTGCCCTTCATTGTGGAATTGCGGGCAAAAACCCCCGAAGCCCAACGCGTGGGTGAACTCGAGACCTGCTTCAATGCTCTCTACGGGGTGCTCATGCTCAAGTTGCAAGGCAAAAAAATAGGCAATGCCACGCAGACTGCTATCAACAACATTTCATATTTTATCGGGTTGCTGGCTGCCCTCTACAAGAAGAATGAGGAAAAGCCTTTGCTCGATGATGACATTAACTAA
- a CDS encoding phosphotransferase: MNSDILKELYKNVVGSYPVEVIEMPASGSNRRYFRLKGQRSIIGVLGEIKEENEAFLYMDKHFVGKGLPVPRVLEASDDHMAYIQEDLGDTILFNFMEKGRKTRVFSEDEKQMLAKTIKALCKFQFVGAQDMDFSHCYPASAFDARSIFWDLNYFKYCFLKATGLEFNEGQLEDDFHKLCDVLLRSGNSTFMYRDFQSRNVMIKDGEPWFIDFQGGRKGPFFYDVASFLWQAKANFPQSLREELIQVYIEELKQYMTVDNEAFHRQLRHFVLFRTLQVLGAYGFRGYFEKKPHFMQSVPFAINNLRELLKHPYEEYPYLNQVLNNLVNMSQFTDEIQKHMLTVKVMSFAYKKGIPNDASGNGGGYVFDCRACNNPGKYDRYKPYIGLDEPVIKFLEDDGEILTFLDHCYALVDASVKRYIERRFTNLMVCFGCTGGQHRSVYCAQHMAEHIHKKFNVKVELVHREQNIEQVFSPAQK; this comes from the coding sequence ATGAATTCTGACATTTTAAAAGAATTATACAAGAATGTAGTGGGCTCTTACCCAGTCGAAGTGATTGAGATGCCCGCATCGGGCTCCAACCGCCGATACTTCAGGCTCAAGGGCCAACGCTCAATCATAGGCGTGCTGGGAGAAATCAAGGAAGAAAACGAGGCTTTCCTCTACATGGACAAGCACTTTGTAGGCAAAGGGTTGCCAGTGCCCAGAGTTCTGGAAGCAAGCGACGACCACATGGCCTATATACAAGAGGACTTGGGCGACACCATATTGTTCAATTTCATGGAAAAGGGTCGCAAGACCCGTGTGTTCAGCGAAGACGAGAAGCAAATGCTCGCCAAGACCATCAAGGCATTGTGCAAGTTCCAATTTGTGGGTGCACAAGACATGGACTTCTCCCACTGCTACCCAGCCAGTGCTTTTGACGCGAGAAGCATATTTTGGGATTTGAACTATTTCAAATATTGTTTTTTGAAAGCCACCGGGCTGGAGTTTAACGAGGGGCAGCTCGAAGACGACTTCCACAAGCTGTGCGATGTGTTGCTGCGCAGTGGCAACTCCACCTTCATGTATCGCGATTTCCAATCGAGAAACGTGATGATAAAAGACGGAGAGCCGTGGTTCATCGACTTTCAAGGTGGCCGCAAGGGGCCTTTCTTCTACGATGTGGCATCGTTCTTGTGGCAGGCCAAAGCCAACTTCCCGCAAAGCCTGCGAGAGGAGCTCATACAAGTATATATCGAGGAATTAAAACAATACATGACTGTCGACAACGAGGCTTTCCACCGCCAGTTGCGGCATTTTGTCCTCTTCCGCACGTTACAGGTGCTGGGTGCCTATGGCTTCAGAGGTTACTTCGAGAAAAAACCTCATTTCATGCAGAGCGTGCCGTTTGCAATCAACAACCTGCGTGAACTGCTCAAGCACCCCTACGAAGAATACCCCTATCTCAACCAAGTGCTCAACAATCTTGTAAACATGTCGCAATTTACCGACGAGATACAAAAACACATGCTCACGGTGAAAGTCATGAGTTTTGCCTACAAGAAAGGCATCCCCAACGATGCCTCGGGCAATGGCGGCGGCTATGTGTTTGATTGCCGCGCATGCAACAACCCAGGCAAGTACGACCGCTACAAGCCCTATATAGGCCTCGACGAACCTGTAATAAAGTTTCTGGAAGACGACGGCGAGATTCTCACCTTCCTCGACCATTGCTATGCACTTGTCGACGCATCGGTAAAGCGCTATATCGAGCGGCGCTTCACCAACCTGATGGTGTGTTTTGGCTGCACGGGTGGCCAGCACCGATCGGTGTACTGCGCCCAGCACATGGCCGAGCACATACACAAGAAATTCAACGTGAAAGTAGAGCTCGTGCATCGCGAGCAGAATATAGAGCAGGTGTTCAGCCCTGCCCAAAAATGA
- a CDS encoding carboxypeptidase regulatory-like domain-containing protein yields MKKFILLISAAIIAAGAMQAKTADELRVYLNPGHGSWGPNDRPMATIPYPNLPETGMPDTCGFYESNTNLWKILRMGKALENMGVKHENIMYSRVQNGPYPYTKDNYDPDEIYNRPLSAICREVDANNMDIFVSIHSNAASDGTTTNYPLFLYRGSDGENGDSVAGSRNMCLSTWGPHYMDELDPQSYYSRTSSNVRGDISFYGSSYTTTTSKGTFRGYLGVLRHGTPGFLMEGYFHTYQPARHRALNKDYCGQEGIRTARGVAAYFGLKGETTGYIMGTVKDLHEKIVNSLFHYAPNTNDQWLPINGAKVTLYKGSTAVKTYDVDTLYNGIFVFENLEPGTYTLRATASGYKEQGTYTESTVNDEYKDLVATSMGDYTVTANATTYAKLYLESQSYVPPTVTYENYPDPVQPAYLKLPDSFKFGEAKSGNLKMAGTVKRAIVRGDSTVILTNEGTTPHLYLVNNTTKSVVKELSTQGITAVDAENAGDYSALNDIAFTADGQLVGVNSVLCQYSDAQVDAGYKRGTVRFYKWASLDADPALWQTTQSSTNFYRAIMGRGLGVSGPADDCKLITTGTTTGTSTGSRMLVVSINDNVITSTVFTENTITNGNFSTIKNGVNKQLVVSPYNDGNFVIDGESCLPQEFTPAATNNTNSTINSILNDTTVGKAATGIQFFKYAKHALMVTPAVDGNNVIGLKLYNVDGGLDKATLLGTATIAAANAATLPVVASGAAVKGEDINLYLFADTTMYSFSTSDVEQPLAKGVFAYALSSTESNDSYKLTYSLTDASSDVNIVLTPANADEQPITIPMGSQEKGTYTCTVDKSQLALNVKYNWNVDVQNKAIPTVKTFFTSTNNTARGVAIDLNPESQQFGNIYISDPYGTKGIYFYAPDGTPMSTTPYITDVWNSNTASPFRLAVDPANSHVYSADWSDAHAGLWGFNPVTRDGVYNFFNGTTESSGRILNGDVVVGGGTTGASFFGTGNDTKLVTFVEDYPTGNNGQTLCLYNVGTDSTWNAAPSKTFPTVSKLMANTNVNIYADSLGMWVAQVRGSGNNGVNVPSFVYADYDDNVLFNSGNLDADTQDGSWGAGLVMSADRSKLAVCTGKPNINVYNITWTGNKPALALDYVITYPADARGQNILNQMAFDYAGNLYVANRYQSYGFTMPKDAQVVATPAAQRYYLINTVNTGVNDVTAAKTVKNVQYVNAAGMISNKPFEGVNIVITNYTDGTKSVKKVMK; encoded by the coding sequence ATGAAGAAATTTATTTTACTCATTTCGGCTGCAATCATTGCAGCTGGCGCAATGCAGGCTAAGACTGCCGACGAACTGCGCGTTTACCTCAATCCAGGCCATGGCAGCTGGGGTCCTAACGACCGCCCGATGGCTACCATCCCCTATCCCAACCTGCCCGAGACAGGCATGCCCGACACTTGCGGTTTCTACGAGTCCAACACCAACTTGTGGAAAATCCTGCGCATGGGCAAGGCCCTTGAAAACATGGGCGTGAAGCATGAAAACATCATGTACTCGCGTGTGCAAAACGGCCCGTACCCCTATACAAAGGACAATTACGATCCCGATGAAATCTACAACCGTCCGCTCTCGGCAATATGCCGCGAGGTTGATGCCAACAACATGGACATCTTTGTTTCAATTCACTCCAACGCTGCCAGCGATGGCACCACAACCAACTATCCCCTGTTCCTGTATCGCGGCAGCGATGGCGAGAATGGCGACTCGGTAGCCGGAAGCCGCAACATGTGCTTGAGCACCTGGGGCCCTCACTACATGGACGAGCTTGACCCGCAGAGCTATTACAGCCGCACCAGCTCCAACGTGCGCGGCGACATCTCCTTCTACGGCAGCTCCTACACGACTACAACCAGCAAAGGCACCTTCCGTGGCTACCTGGGCGTATTGCGCCATGGCACTCCAGGCTTCCTGATGGAAGGCTACTTCCACACCTATCAGCCAGCACGCCACCGTGCCCTCAACAAGGACTACTGCGGTCAGGAAGGCATACGCACAGCTCGCGGTGTGGCTGCTTATTTCGGTCTCAAAGGCGAGACGACCGGCTATATCATGGGCACAGTGAAAGACCTGCACGAGAAGATCGTGAACAGCCTCTTCCACTATGCACCCAACACCAACGACCAGTGGCTGCCTATCAACGGTGCAAAAGTCACCCTCTACAAGGGCAGCACTGCAGTGAAGACCTACGATGTAGACACACTCTACAACGGCATCTTCGTGTTTGAAAACCTCGAGCCTGGCACCTACACCCTGCGTGCAACTGCAAGTGGCTACAAGGAGCAAGGCACCTACACCGAGTCGACAGTCAACGACGAGTACAAGGACCTCGTTGCTACAAGTATGGGCGACTACACTGTCACGGCCAACGCTACCACCTATGCTAAGCTGTATCTTGAGTCACAGTCCTACGTACCTCCCACAGTTACCTATGAGAACTATCCCGACCCCGTGCAACCTGCCTATCTCAAGCTCCCCGACAGCTTCAAGTTTGGCGAAGCCAAGAGCGGCAACCTGAAGATGGCGGGTACTGTGAAACGCGCAATCGTGCGTGGCGACTCGACAGTGATTCTCACCAACGAGGGCACCACGCCTCACCTGTACCTGGTCAACAACACTACCAAGAGTGTTGTGAAGGAGCTCAGCACCCAGGGCATCACAGCAGTCGATGCCGAGAATGCTGGCGACTACAGCGCTCTCAACGACATTGCCTTCACTGCCGACGGCCAACTCGTGGGCGTGAACAGTGTGCTCTGCCAGTACTCTGATGCACAGGTCGACGCAGGTTACAAGCGTGGCACCGTGCGTTTCTACAAGTGGGCATCGCTCGACGCCGACCCCGCACTGTGGCAAACTACGCAGAGCTCGACCAACTTCTATCGTGCAATCATGGGACGTGGCCTCGGCGTGAGCGGCCCGGCCGACGACTGCAAGCTCATCACCACGGGCACCACTACCGGCACATCTACAGGTAGCCGCATGCTCGTGGTCTCGATCAACGACAATGTGATTACCAGCACGGTATTCACCGAGAACACCATCACCAACGGCAACTTCAGCACCATCAAGAACGGTGTGAACAAGCAACTGGTGGTTTCGCCCTACAACGACGGCAACTTTGTGATCGACGGCGAGAGCTGCCTGCCACAAGAGTTCACTCCTGCTGCTACCAACAACACCAACAGCACCATCAACTCAATCCTCAACGACACCACTGTGGGCAAGGCTGCTACAGGCATTCAATTCTTCAAGTATGCCAAGCATGCACTCATGGTGACTCCTGCCGTTGACGGCAACAATGTGATTGGCCTGAAACTCTACAATGTGGACGGCGGCCTCGACAAGGCCACTCTGCTGGGCACTGCAACCATCGCAGCAGCCAATGCAGCAACACTGCCCGTTGTAGCCTCGGGTGCTGCTGTCAAGGGCGAGGATATCAACCTCTACCTGTTTGCCGACACCACGATGTATTCCTTCTCAACCAGCGATGTTGAGCAGCCTCTCGCCAAGGGTGTGTTTGCCTACGCGCTGTCTTCGACCGAGAGCAACGACAGCTATAAGCTCACTTACAGCCTGACCGATGCCTCGAGCGATGTGAACATTGTGCTCACTCCTGCCAATGCCGACGAGCAACCCATCACTATCCCGATGGGCAGCCAGGAGAAAGGCACCTACACTTGCACAGTCGACAAGTCGCAACTTGCGCTGAATGTGAAATACAACTGGAACGTAGATGTTCAAAACAAGGCTATCCCCACAGTGAAGACCTTCTTCACCTCGACCAACAATACGGCTCGTGGCGTGGCCATCGACCTCAACCCCGAGAGCCAGCAATTTGGCAACATCTACATCTCTGATCCTTACGGAACCAAGGGCATCTACTTCTATGCCCCCGACGGCACCCCGATGAGCACTACACCTTACATCACCGATGTGTGGAACAGCAACACGGCTTCGCCATTCCGTCTGGCTGTAGATCCTGCCAACAGCCATGTTTATTCGGCCGACTGGAGCGATGCTCACGCCGGACTGTGGGGCTTCAACCCTGTGACTCGCGATGGCGTCTACAACTTCTTTAATGGCACTACCGAGAGCTCGGGTCGCATCTTGAATGGCGATGTTGTAGTGGGCGGCGGCACCACTGGTGCTTCCTTCTTCGGCACGGGCAACGACACCAAGCTTGTCACCTTCGTCGAGGACTACCCCACTGGCAACAATGGACAGACGCTCTGCCTCTACAACGTGGGTACCGACAGCACTTGGAACGCAGCTCCAAGCAAGACCTTCCCAACCGTTTCGAAGCTCATGGCCAACACCAATGTCAACATCTATGCCGACTCTCTCGGCATGTGGGTGGCCCAAGTGCGTGGCTCGGGCAACAACGGCGTCAACGTTCCTTCATTTGTCTATGCCGACTACGACGACAATGTGCTCTTCAACAGCGGCAATCTTGATGCCGACACGCAAGATGGCAGCTGGGGCGCTGGTCTCGTGATGAGCGCCGACCGCTCTAAACTTGCTGTGTGCACTGGCAAGCCCAACATCAATGTGTACAACATCACTTGGACTGGCAACAAGCCTGCACTTGCTCTCGACTATGTGATTACCTATCCTGCCGATGCTCGCGGTCAGAACATCCTCAACCAGATGGCATTTGACTACGCCGGCAACCTCTATGTGGCCAACCGCTACCAGAGCTACGGCTTCACAATGCCTAAGGATGCCCAGGTCGTTGCTACACCTGCTGCTCAGCGCTACTATCTCATCAACACCGTCAATACCGGCGTCAACGACGTGACTGCCGCCAAGACTGTGAAGAATGTGCAATATGTGAACGCAGCCGGCATGATAAGCAATAAGCCATTTGAGGGTGTGAACATCGTGATCACCAACTACACCGATGGCACCAAGAGCGTGAAGAAAGTAATGAAATAG
- a CDS encoding peptide chain release factor 3: MANLTDEIKKRRTFAIISHPDAGKTTLTEKLLLFGGAIHVAGAVKSNKIKKTATSDWMEIEKQRGISVATSVMGFEYEGFKINILDTPGHQDFAEDTFRTLTAVDSVIIVIDAAKGVEQQTRRLMEVCRMRNTPVIIFVNKMDREGRDPFDILDELENELKIKVRPLSWPINMGAKFKGVYNIYEHDLSLFKPDKQHVTERMEIKDINDPHIDEVVGKDDAQKLRDDIELIDGVYPPFDELDYLDGHLAPVFFGSALNTFGVKELLDCFIHIAPSPQPTQAVERVVEPGEEKFTGFVFKIQANMDPNHRSCIAFVKVCSGVFHRNQYYYHVRSDKQMRFTAPTAFMAQKKEIIDEVYPGDVVGLPDNGVFKIGDTLTEGEKIHFKGLPSFSPEMFKYIENTDPMKTKQLNKGIEQLMDEGVAQLFVNQFNNRKIIGTVGQLQFEVIQYRLLHEYGASCRWEPVHLYKACWIESDDDEALEAFKRRKHQFMALDREGRDVFLADSSYVLSIAQQDFPKIKFHFTSEF, encoded by the coding sequence GTGGCCAATTTAACTGACGAAATCAAGAAACGACGCACATTTGCCATCATCTCGCACCCCGATGCCGGTAAAACGACACTTACCGAGAAGTTGCTACTCTTTGGCGGTGCAATACATGTAGCCGGTGCAGTCAAGTCCAACAAGATAAAGAAAACAGCGACAAGCGACTGGATGGAGATCGAAAAGCAACGCGGCATCTCGGTGGCAACATCGGTCATGGGCTTTGAATATGAAGGATTCAAAATCAACATTCTCGACACTCCAGGCCACCAGGACTTTGCCGAAGACACATTCAGAACACTCACAGCTGTCGACAGCGTGATCATTGTGATCGACGCAGCCAAGGGTGTTGAGCAACAAACAAGGAGACTAATGGAGGTGTGCCGCATGCGCAACACTCCCGTCATTATCTTTGTAAACAAAATGGACCGCGAGGGGCGCGACCCGTTCGACATTCTCGACGAACTCGAAAACGAGCTCAAGATCAAGGTGCGCCCGTTGAGCTGGCCCATCAACATGGGGGCAAAATTTAAAGGCGTGTACAACATTTATGAGCATGACTTGAGCCTGTTTAAGCCCGACAAGCAACATGTGACTGAACGCATGGAAATCAAAGACATCAACGACCCTCACATCGATGAGGTGGTGGGCAAAGACGATGCCCAAAAGCTGCGTGACGACATCGAGCTCATCGACGGTGTGTACCCCCCCTTCGACGAGCTCGACTATCTCGACGGCCACTTGGCTCCAGTATTCTTCGGCTCGGCGCTCAACACCTTTGGCGTGAAAGAATTGCTCGACTGCTTCATCCACATTGCCCCCTCGCCTCAGCCCACACAGGCCGTAGAGCGTGTGGTGGAACCTGGCGAAGAGAAGTTCACGGGCTTTGTGTTTAAGATACAAGCCAACATGGACCCCAACCACCGCAGCTGTATTGCCTTTGTGAAAGTGTGCTCGGGAGTGTTTCACCGCAATCAATACTACTATCACGTGCGTAGCGACAAGCAGATGCGCTTCACCGCCCCCACCGCTTTCATGGCACAGAAAAAAGAAATCATCGACGAGGTGTATCCCGGCGATGTCGTGGGTCTGCCCGACAACGGAGTGTTCAAGATAGGCGACACGCTCACCGAGGGTGAAAAAATTCACTTCAAGGGGCTGCCCAGCTTCTCGCCCGAGATGTTCAAGTATATTGAGAATACCGACCCGATGAAGACCAAGCAGCTCAACAAGGGCATCGAGCAGCTCATGGACGAAGGCGTGGCCCAGCTCTTTGTGAACCAGTTCAACAATCGCAAAATCATAGGCACCGTGGGGCAGCTGCAATTTGAAGTGATACAGTACAGATTGCTGCACGAGTATGGAGCAAGCTGCCGTTGGGAACCCGTGCACCTGTACAAAGCCTGCTGGATAGAGAGCGACGACGATGAGGCCCTCGAGGCATTCAAGCGCCGCAAGCACCAGTTCATGGCACTTGACCGCGAGGGGCGCGATGTGTTTCTGGCCGACAGCAGCTATGTGCTGTCGATTGCGCAACAGGACTTCCCCAAGATCAAATTCCACTTCACATCAGAATTTTAA
- a CDS encoding Crp/Fnr family transcriptional regulator: protein MIKKSTLEKIVNEDLAAIWTILTPEEKHIVANNFNVHTFSKNQIIYAEKDEPIYLWCLLKGKVKLFKDGIGGRQQILRLYRPIQYFGYRAYFAEEPYVSSAAAFEPSTVGTIPMQVVKEIIDSNTGLAWFFIHELSKHLGGSDTRIVNLTQKHIRGRLAEALTVLIDNYGYEDDGETLKIYMAREDLANLSNMTTSNAIRTLSTFAQKKIITVDGRRIKIINEPELRQISKFG, encoded by the coding sequence ATGATCAAAAAAAGCACGCTCGAAAAAATTGTAAACGAGGATTTGGCTGCAATATGGACGATTCTCACCCCCGAGGAGAAACACATTGTCGCAAACAATTTCAACGTACACACATTCAGTAAAAATCAAATCATATATGCCGAAAAAGACGAACCCATCTACTTGTGGTGCTTGCTTAAAGGCAAGGTCAAGCTCTTCAAAGACGGCATAGGCGGACGCCAGCAGATATTGCGTCTTTACCGCCCCATACAATATTTTGGCTATCGCGCTTACTTTGCCGAGGAGCCCTATGTGTCGAGCGCCGCAGCATTTGAACCATCTACTGTGGGTACCATTCCCATGCAGGTCGTGAAGGAAATCATCGACAGCAACACGGGACTGGCATGGTTTTTCATTCATGAGCTGTCGAAGCACCTGGGCGGCTCCGACACACGTATAGTGAACCTCACCCAAAAGCACATACGCGGCCGTCTTGCCGAGGCACTCACGGTGCTCATCGACAACTACGGCTACGAAGACGACGGCGAGACGCTCAAGATTTACATGGCTCGAGAAGACCTGGCCAACCTGTCGAACATGACAACAAGCAATGCCATACGCACCCTGTCGACATTTGCCCAAAAGAAAATCATCACTGTCGACGGCCGCCGCATCAAGATCATCAATGAGCCTGAACTGCGCCAAATAAGCAAATTTGGTTAA
- a CDS encoding ribose-phosphate pyrophosphokinase — MSNSTQPFKIFSGTKSHYLADEMCQHLGIEIGKMNIQHFSDGEFEVSFEESIRGNEVYIVQSTFPNSDNLMELLLMIDAAKRASAKTVIAVIPYFGWARQDRKDKPRVSIGAKLVADLLSTAGIDRLITMDLHADQIQGFFNVPVDHLYASSVLMPYVQSLKLDNLVIASPDVGGAKRANNYAKYFDCPLVLCHKQRAKANVVANMTIIGDVKDKDVVLVDDMIDTAGTICKAANLMKEGGARSVRALASHAIMSGPAASRVMDSALEEVIFTNSIPFDTTKCPKAKVLSIASLFGDTIQRVHDNKSISSQYLI, encoded by the coding sequence ATGAGTAATTCAACGCAACCATTCAAAATCTTTTCTGGTACAAAATCGCACTATTTGGCCGACGAGATGTGTCAGCACCTTGGCATTGAGATTGGCAAAATGAACATTCAGCATTTCTCTGATGGCGAATTTGAGGTTTCCTTCGAGGAGTCGATACGTGGCAACGAGGTTTATATCGTTCAATCCACGTTCCCCAACAGCGACAACCTTATGGAACTCTTGCTCATGATCGATGCCGCCAAGCGAGCTTCGGCCAAAACCGTGATTGCAGTAATCCCCTACTTCGGCTGGGCCCGTCAAGACCGCAAGGACAAGCCCCGTGTGTCGATAGGCGCTAAACTCGTAGCCGACCTGCTGAGCACAGCCGGCATCGACCGCTTGATCACGATGGACCTCCATGCCGACCAAATCCAAGGTTTCTTCAATGTGCCTGTCGATCACCTCTATGCCTCGTCGGTGCTCATGCCCTATGTGCAGTCGCTGAAACTCGACAACCTGGTGATTGCCTCTCCCGACGTGGGCGGTGCCAAGCGTGCCAACAATTATGCCAAGTATTTCGACTGCCCGCTCGTACTGTGCCACAAGCAGCGTGCCAAGGCCAACGTAGTTGCCAACATGACCATCATAGGTGATGTAAAAGACAAAGACGTGGTGCTCGTCGACGACATGATCGACACAGCAGGCACGATATGCAAGGCTGCCAATCTGATGAAAGAAGGCGGTGCACGCTCGGTGAGGGCGCTGGCTTCGCATGCCATCATGAGCGGCCCTGCAGCCAGCCGGGTAATGGACAGCGCCCTTGAGGAGGTAATCTTCACCAACTCTATTCCATTTGACACCACAAAGTGCCCAAAGGCAAAAGTGCTGAGCATAGCAAGCCTGTTTGGCGACACCATCCAGCGCGTGCACGACAACAAGTCGATAAGCTCTCAATACTTGATATAA
- the rfbD gene encoding dTDP-4-dehydrorhamnose reductase — protein MSKHILVTGANGQLGNEMRNILTRREDVVAYFTDVNELDITSKGDVDSFFDNHTVDYLVNCAAYTAVDKAEDAPELCARLNAHAVALLAEAAHNHGAKMVQISTDYVFNGENFRPYREDDATCPVSVYGETKLKGEKQLLEIAPDSVILRTAWLYSPYGHNFVKTMINLGHEKKQLKVIFDQVGTPTYAKDLAAAVMIVIDAPAWHSGIYHFSDEGAISWYDFAQAIHRLAGIETCTVLPCRTQEYPTRAHRPHYSVLDKSKFKATFNTVIPYWVDSLAHCIARITTHNE, from the coding sequence ATGTCAAAACATATATTAGTCACAGGCGCCAACGGCCAACTTGGCAACGAGATGAGAAACATTCTGACCCGCCGAGAGGATGTTGTCGCCTATTTCACCGACGTCAACGAGCTCGACATCACTTCTAAAGGCGATGTAGATTCGTTCTTCGACAATCACACAGTTGACTATTTGGTGAACTGTGCGGCCTACACCGCAGTCGACAAAGCCGAAGACGCCCCCGAGCTGTGTGCAAGGCTCAACGCCCATGCCGTGGCCTTGCTTGCCGAAGCTGCCCACAATCATGGTGCCAAGATGGTGCAAATCTCTACCGACTACGTATTCAATGGAGAGAACTTCAGGCCTTACCGCGAGGACGACGCGACATGCCCCGTCTCGGTGTACGGCGAGACAAAGCTCAAAGGAGAGAAACAACTCCTGGAGATTGCCCCCGACAGTGTAATACTGCGCACGGCGTGGCTGTATTCTCCCTACGGGCACAATTTTGTGAAAACAATGATCAATTTAGGCCATGAAAAAAAGCAGCTCAAGGTGATTTTTGACCAAGTGGGGACTCCCACCTATGCCAAGGACCTGGCCGCAGCAGTCATGATCGTCATTGATGCTCCCGCATGGCACAGCGGCATCTACCACTTCAGCGACGAGGGAGCTATCTCATGGTATGATTTTGCCCAGGCCATACACCGCCTGGCAGGTATCGAAACCTGCACAGTACTGCCCTGCCGCACCCAGGAGTACCCCACACGCGCTCACCGTCCTCACTACAGCGTGCTCGACAAGAGCAAGTTTAAAGCAACATTCAACACAGTAATTCCCTACTGGGTCGACAGCCTTGCCCACTGCATCGCACGCATCACAACTCATAACGAATAA
- a CDS encoding nucleotidyltransferase family protein has protein sequence MKAMIFAAGLGTRLRPLTNDRPKALVTVGGKTMLERVITHIAESGFDDITINIHHFGDKIVKFLEEKSNFGLNIHISDERDLLLDTGGGLLKARKFLEGDDEPFLVHNADILTDIDLKAMYDYAKQSDTLSTILVKPRVTQRYLLFDNTNQLRGWINKKTGETKPKGFNYKPGEYNELAFGGIHMISPKIFPLLEDYARGERVFSITPFYVDECGKHAIHGYQPREDYTWLDVGKPDTLAQAESLFNLHCSG, from the coding sequence ATGAAAGCAATGATTTTTGCCGCAGGTTTGGGAACACGCCTGCGGCCACTCACCAACGACCGCCCCAAGGCACTTGTGACCGTAGGCGGCAAGACCATGCTTGAGCGAGTAATCACTCACATAGCCGAGTCGGGCTTTGACGACATCACAATCAACATACACCATTTTGGCGACAAGATTGTGAAATTTCTTGAAGAAAAGAGCAATTTCGGGCTCAACATTCACATCAGCGACGAGCGCGACTTGCTGCTCGACACTGGCGGCGGCCTGCTCAAGGCAAGAAAATTTCTGGAAGGCGACGATGAGCCCTTTTTGGTTCACAATGCCGACATTCTGACCGATATCGACCTCAAGGCAATGTACGACTATGCCAAGCAGAGCGATACCCTATCGACCATTCTCGTGAAGCCCCGTGTCACACAACGGTACCTGCTGTTTGACAACACCAACCAGTTGCGGGGGTGGATCAACAAGAAAACAGGTGAAACCAAGCCCAAAGGTTTCAACTACAAGCCAGGAGAGTACAACGAGCTGGCATTTGGAGGCATTCACATGATTTCGCCCAAAATTTTTCCTTTGCTTGAGGACTATGCACGCGGAGAACGTGTGTTTTCAATCACCCCCTTCTATGTTGACGAGTGCGGCAAGCATGCCATTCATGGCTATCAACCCAGAGAAGACTACACCTGGCTTGATGTGGGCAAGCCCGATACACTTGCACAAGCCGAAAGCCTGTTTAACCTACATTGCAGCGGATGA